ACACGCTCGCCGCGTTCGTGCTCGGCACCATCCTGCAGGAGTTTCAGAAGGGGGTCGCGGCGCGCATGCGCATGCACGGCGAGGCCCCGCCGCGCGCGTTCGTGCGGCTCGTCGCGCGCAACCGGCGGCGCTACGGCGGCTACGTGGTGCACTTCGGCATGATCACCATGTTCGCCGCGTTCGCCGGCCTCGCGTTCAAGAAGGAGATGGACGTCACGCTGAAGCCGGGCGAGAGCTACGCGACCGTCGACCCGTGGGGGCACCGCTGGCGCTTCACGAGCACCGGCGCGTCGCAGTACAAGGCGCTCAACCGCTACGTCACCGCGATCTCGCTCGAGACGGAGCGCGACGGCCAGCCGATGGGGATCATCACGAGCGAGAAGCGGCAGCACGTCGACAGCCGCGACCAGCCCACGTTCGAGCCGTCCACCGAGGTCGGCATCCGGGCGTCGCTGAAGCAGGACGTGTACGTCGTCCTCGCCGGCGTCACGCAGAGCGAGACGGCCGAGCTGCGCATCCAGTTCAACCCGCTCGTCGAGTGGGTGTGGATCGGCGGCCTCTTCATGGCGATCGGTGGGCTGATCGTGATGTGGCCGCAGGCGGAGCGCAAGCGCTCGCAGAGCGGCTACGTCGCCGTGCTGCCGCCGGAGCACGTCGAGCTGCCGCGGCCGCTCGTCGCGCCCGAGCCGGTGCCCGCCGGCGCGAACCTCCGCGCGACGTGACGCGCACGATGTCCATGCATCGCCGACAGTTCGTCGCCGCGGCCGTGTCGTTGGCGGCCGGTCGCCGCTTGCTGGCGCAGGGCGAGGTGCAGGGCACCTCGTCGGACACGACGCAGTCGCAGTCCGCGGCGTCCAACATGGTGATGAACCAGAGCGCGATCCGTCCCGTGCGCCTGCCGGTGAAGCCGGGCGCGCGGCCCGTGCTCACGACGCAGCAGCGCGACGATCTGGAGCACCGCATCCACTGTCAGTGCGGCTGCACGCTCGACGTCTTCACCTGCCGCACGACCGACTTCTCGTGCTCCGTGTCGCCCGCCATGCACGGCGACGTGCAGCGCCTCGTCGAGGGCGGCTACTCGGCCGACGAGATCGTCGCCGCGTTCACCGACGTGTACGGCGAGCGCGTGCTGATGGTGCCGAAGAAGGAAGGCTTCAACTGGGCGGGCTACGTGGCGCCGTTCGTCGCCATCGGCACCGCGGGCGCCGTGGTGGCCACCACGCTTCGGCGGTGGCGCGCGCGCGCCGCCGTCGTCACGCCCGCGTCGCGCGGCGACGTCCAGGCGGACGTCGACGCCACGCCCGAGGAGCTCGCGCGCCTCGACGCCGCGGTGCGCGCGGAGGAAGCCTGATGGCGCTCCCCGATGGCGTCATCGCGCTCGGCGCGGGCACCGTGCTCGCGCTGGGCGCCGCGGCGCTCGTGCTCGGCCCGCTGCTGCGCGACGAGACCGACGCACCGCGCGCGCGGCGTCCGGTACCGTCGCGCGCGAGGGAGGCGACCACCGGCGCCGTCGACGCGCTGCGCGAGATCGAGTTCGACCGCGCGACGGGCAAGCTCTCCGACGCGGACTACGATGCGCTGAAGGCGACGTACACCCGCGAGGCGCTCGCCGAGCTGCGCGCCCGCGACGCCGCCGCGGCGTTAGGCACTCGCGCGGCCGCCGCCGCTTCGGACGACATCGTGGAGCGCACGATCCGTCGCTATCGCGCCTCGTCCGCCCACGCCGCGGTCTGCCCGGTCGACGGCCCGCGCCCGGAGGCGGACGCGGTGTTCTGCTCCGCGTGCGGCCGCTACCTGCCGGCGGTCTGTCCGCGCTGCGGCGCGGCGTGCGACCAGCCGGAGCAGCGGTTCTGCGGCGCGTGCGGCGTGCCGCTCGACGCGGCCGCGGCCTGACGCGTCAGGGCGCGACGATCTCCTCGTCGCGCCCCTCGCCCGTCTCGCGGGCGATCCAGCCGAGGTACTTCTCGAGCCCCGCCGCTACGGGGAGCGCGAGCAGCTCCGGCACCTTGTACGGGTGCAGCTCGGCGAACACGGTCGCGAGGTCGCCGAGCCGGCCGGCCGCGCTCTTCAGCAGCACGACGACCTCGCGCTCGTCGGCGAGCTGGCCCTCCCAGCGATAGAGCGAGCGGGCGCCGGGGAGGATCGTGCCGCAGGCGACGAGGCGCCGATCGAGCAGCGCGCGCACGAACGCGACTGCCTCGTCCTCGGAGGCGAGCGTGGTGAGAACGACGGTGGCGTCGGAAGACATGCCGTAATTCTAGCCGAGTCAACCTTCCGGGCGCAGCCAGCGTCTAACGCGGAACGATCGAGCGATCCATCCAACGATCTATCAGCGCGTGCTATCGCGGCGCGCGATATTTCTACATTGTAGAAGCCATGGCACCGTCCGAGCCCCGCCTCCCGCGACTGCCGCTCGTCCTGCTCGGCGCGCTCCTCCCGCGCGCGGAGCGCGACGAGCTGCTCGCCGATGTCGTCGAGGAGTTCGGCGAGCGGTCGCGCGCCGCCGGCACGCCGGCGGCGCGGCGGTGGCTGTGGGCGCAGCTCGTCGGCTCCGCGCCGGCCGTGCTGCGCTGGAGATGGTGGCGCGGGTGGACCGGCTTCGAGCCCCGCGCGAACGCGTACCGCCCCGGAGGGCCCATGCTCAAGAGCTGGATCTCGGACGCTCGCTACGCGGCGCGCCGCCTGCGCGCGCGCCCCGGCTACACCGTCCTCGCCGTGCTCACGCTCGCCCTCGGCGTCGGCGGCACCGCCGCCGTGTACGGCGTCGCGCGCGGGCTGCTGTTCGACCCGCTCCCGTACGCGAACGCGCCCGAGCTGGCGACGTTCTGGTCGACGTTCTCGTGGAGCGAGGAGGAGTTCTCGTACCTCCGCGGCCGCTTCCCGGGCTTCCGCCAGGTCGCCGCCTACCGCAACCGGGACGTGACGCTGCGCGTGGGCGACGCGCCGGCGCGCTTCGTTCCCGGCATCGCCGCGTCGGCCGAGCTGTTCGACGTGCTCGGCGCGCGCCCCGCGCTCGGCCGCCCGCTCCGCGCCGGCGACGATGCGTTGGGCACGGCGCCGGTCGCGGTGCTCAGCGACGGTCTGTGGCGCGAGCTCGGGGCCGACCCGTCGATCGTCGGCCGGAGCCTCGTCCTCGACGGCGCGCCGACGACGGTCGTCGGCGTGATGCCGCGGGGCTTCTGGTTTCCCGACCCCTCGGTACGCGTGTGGACCTCGACGCCGATGCGCCCGGACAACGGCGCCGGCAACTACACGCTCGTGGGTCGCGTCGCGCCCGGCCTCGACCCCGGCAACATGGGTCCCTACGTCGCGCGGCTCACCGCGATGCTCGGCGAGCGGTTCCACTATCCCGAGAAGTGGGACAAGACGAAGAACGCGAGGGTGACGCCCATCCGCGAGTCGATGACCGGCACGATGCGTCCGGCGCTGCTCGCCACGCTCGGCGCGATGGGGCTCATCCTGCTCATCGCCTGCGCCAACGTGGCCGCGCTCATGCTCGGCCAGGTCGACGCGCGCTTCACGGAGCTCGCGGTGCGCTCGGCGCTCGGCGCGAACCAGCGTCGTCTCACGCAGCAGCTCGTGGTCGAGGCGCTGCTCATCGCGATCGCGGCGGGCGCGCTGGGCGCGGGGCTGGCCGCCGGCGGCTTCCGGGTGCTGGCGCACGCGCTGCCGTTAGGCGCCTGGGGCGAGACGGTCTCTCCCGACTGGCGCGTCTTCGTGGCGGCGCTCGGTCTCGCGATCGCCGCGGCGCTGCTCGTCGTCGCCGTGCCCACGGTCTCGCTGTGGCGCGGCGACCTGCGCGGGGTGCTGGGACGCGCGCGCACCGGGGGGCTCGAGGGGCGCGGCGGTCGGCTGGAGAACGGCCTCGTCGTGGCCGAGGTGGCGCTGGCGGTGCTCATCGCGTCAGGGGCCGCGCTGCTCGTGCGCAGCGTGGGCAACCTCTACGCGCTCGACCCGGGCCTCCGCGCCGAGCAGGTCGCCGTCGTCGACGTGGTCGCGCCCAACGATATCGGCGGCGTCGCGCAGTGGCGCGCCGTCGATGAGGTGGTGACCGCGCTGCACGCACTCCCCGGCGTGCGCGCCGTCGCCGCGACCACGCAGCTCCCGCTTCGCGGCGGCAGCGACAGCTACGGCTTCACCATCGAGGGGCTGAAGGACACGGACGACGGTTCGACGACGTACATGCGCATTGTGACGCAGGAGTACTTCGCCGCGCTGGGGATCCGCCGGCTCACCGGGCGCACGTTCGAGCTCACGGACCGTCGCGCCGCGGACAGCGTCCGCGCGGAGACGCAGCGCGGCGAGCGCCGCGACAGCACGCCCCCCGAGCGTGTGGTCGTCATCAACCAGGCGCTGGCGAAGAAGTACTTCCGCGGCGAGAGCCCGATCGGCCGGCGCATGGGCGGCACGTTCCGCGGCGCGGAGCGCATCATCGGCGTGGTCGTCGACGTCGCCGAGGGCAAGCTCACCGACGCGCCCGAGCCCGCGCGCTACTTCCTGGCCGACGAGGTGCCCATGCGCCACGGCACGTACACGCTCGCGCTCCGCGTCTCGCCCGGCATCGACCCCACGTCGGTCCTCGACGCGGCGCGCCGGACGGTGTCGCGTCTCGCGCCCGGGTTCGCGGTGCAGGAGCTCACCACGATGCAGCGCGTGCTCGATCGTGCCGTCGGCCCCGCGCGGCAGGTGATGACGCTGCTGTCGCTGCTCACCGGGCTCGCGCTCGTGCTGGGCGCCATCGGCATCTACGGCGTCATCGCGCACTTCGCCGCGCGCCGTCGGCGCGACTGGGCCATCCGCGTCGCGCTCGGCCTGCCCGGCGGGCGCGTGGTGGCGCGCGTGCTCGGCCACGGTACCGCGCTCGTCGCCGTCGGCATCGTCATCGGTGTCGCCGCCGCGTCGGTCCTCGCGCGCCTGCTCTCGGCGCTGTTGTTCGGCGTGAGCGCGTTCGACCCGCTCGCGCTGGCCGGCGCCGGCGTCGCGCTGCTCGTCGTCGGGTTCCTCGCCGCGGCCGCGCCCGCGTGGAGGGCCGGCATGACCGACCCCGCCATCGCGCTCCGTGAGCAGTGAGGGCCGTGCGATGAGCGATCAGTCGCCGCTCGGCGTGTTCGAGGAGCAGATCCTCGTCGCCGTGCTCCGCGTGCAGGGGGACGCGTACGGCATGAACGTGCGCCGCGAGATCGAGCGCGTCACCGAGCGCGAGGTGGCGATCGGCGCCGTGTACGCCACGCTCGACCGGCTGGAGGCGAAAGGGCTCCTCGTCTCCAGCCGGCCGCGCTCGCAGATCTCGCCGCGGCGGTTGTTCGCGCTCACCGCGGCCGGGGCGCAGGCGCTGGCCGACACGCGCGCCATGCGCGACCGGCTCTGGCAGGGGGTCGACCTGCGGCGGCTGGCGGCGCTCGGCCGCGGCTGAGCCCGCGCTCCTACCTGCCGGCTTGTCTTCGGGCCATCTCCCGCGCAGCTTAGGATGTTATGGCCGAAGAGTCGCTGATCGTCCGCGGTGCCCGCGAGCACAACCTCAAGAACGTCGACGTCACCATCCCACGCGACAGGCTCACCGTCATCACGGGGCTGTCCGGATCGGGGAAGTCGTCGCTCGCCTTCGATACGATCTACGCCGAGGGGCAGCGGCGCTACGTGGAGTCGCTCTCCGCGTACGCGCGCCAGTTCCTCGGGCTCATGGAGAAGCCCGACGTCGACGCGATCGAGGGGCTCTCCCCCGCGATCTCCATCGAGCAGAAGAACGCCGGGAACAACCCGCGCTCGACCGTCGGCACGGTCACGGAGATCTACGACTACCTGCGCCTGCTGTTCGCGCGCGCCGGCACGCCGCACTGCCCGAACTGCGGCCGCCCGGTGCAGCGCCAGAGTCCCGCGCAGATCGCCGAGACCGTGCTCACGTGGCGCGACGGCACGCGCATCGAGGTGCGCGCGCCACTCGTGCAGGGGCGCAAGGGCGAGTTCCGCGAGCTGTTCGAGGGCGCGCGAAAGCAGGGGTTCATCCGCGCCGTCGTCGACGGGGAGCTGATCGAGCTCGCCGACCCGCCGAAGCTGAACCGCCGGCAGAACCACAGCATCTCGGTCGTCGTCGACCGCCTCGTCGTGCGCGCCGAGGATCGCGGGCGCCTAACGGATTCGCTGGAGACCGCGCTGCGCCTCGCGGAGGGGCTGGTGGAGGTCGTGGAGTACGGCGCCGGCGAGCCGGAGATCCACCTCTTCAGCGAGCGCTACGGCTGCCCGGTGTGCGGCATCTCGCTCCCCGAGCTGGAGCCGCGGCAGTTCTCGTTCAACTCGCCGTTCGGCGCGTGCCCCGCGTGCGGTGGGCTCGGCACGCGGCGCGAGGTGAGCGAGGAGCTCATCCTCGGCGACGCGAGCATCTCCATCCTCGAGGGCGTCGTGCTGCCGTGGGGAGAGCCCGACGGCTATCTCCGCAAGACGATCCTCCCCGGCCTCGCGAAGGCGCTCGGCTTCGACCTCAACGCGCCGTGGGGGAAGATCCCGCCGGCCGCGCGCAACGCGCTGCTCCACGGCACGGAGAGCGGGGAGCGGGGAGCCGGGAGCGTGGAGACGCCCAAGAAGAAGGCCGCACGCTCCACGCTCCCCGCTCCACGCTCGGCTGGGATGCAGTGGGAGGGCATCATCTCGAACATCCAGCGCCGCTATCAGGAGACGTCGAGCGACGCCGTGCGGATGGAGCTCGAGGAGTTCATGGTCGCGCGGCCGTGCTCCGCGTGCGGCGGCACGCGGCTCAAGCCCGCGTCGCTCGCCGTCACGCTCGCGGACCGCAACATCGGCGAGGTCGTCGATCTCTCCGTCGTCGGTGCGCTCGAGTTCTTCAATGCGGTGCCGGTGCGCGGCAACGGCAAGCCGGGGCTCGACCCCGAGATCGCCGGCCCGATCCTCAAGGAAGTGCGCGAGCGGCTCCGCTTCCTCGTCGACGTGGGCC
This DNA window, taken from Gemmatirosa kalamazoonensis, encodes the following:
- a CDS encoding ADOP family duplicated permease — translated: MAPSEPRLPRLPLVLLGALLPRAERDELLADVVEEFGERSRAAGTPAARRWLWAQLVGSAPAVLRWRWWRGWTGFEPRANAYRPGGPMLKSWISDARYAARRLRARPGYTVLAVLTLALGVGGTAAVYGVARGLLFDPLPYANAPELATFWSTFSWSEEEFSYLRGRFPGFRQVAAYRNRDVTLRVGDAPARFVPGIAASAELFDVLGARPALGRPLRAGDDALGTAPVAVLSDGLWRELGADPSIVGRSLVLDGAPTTVVGVMPRGFWFPDPSVRVWTSTPMRPDNGAGNYTLVGRVAPGLDPGNMGPYVARLTAMLGERFHYPEKWDKTKNARVTPIRESMTGTMRPALLATLGAMGLILLIACANVAALMLGQVDARFTELAVRSALGANQRRLTQQLVVEALLIAIAAGALGAGLAAGGFRVLAHALPLGAWGETVSPDWRVFVAALGLAIAAALLVVAVPTVSLWRGDLRGVLGRARTGGLEGRGGRLENGLVVAEVALAVLIASGAALLVRSVGNLYALDPGLRAEQVAVVDVVAPNDIGGVAQWRAVDEVVTALHALPGVRAVAATTQLPLRGGSDSYGFTIEGLKDTDDGSTTYMRIVTQEYFAALGIRRLTGRTFELTDRRAADSVRAETQRGERRDSTPPERVVVINQALAKKYFRGESPIGRRMGGTFRGAERIIGVVVDVAEGKLTDAPEPARYFLADEVPMRHGTYTLALRVSPGIDPTSVLDAARRTVSRLAPGFAVQELTTMQRVLDRAVGPARQVMTLLSLLTGLALVLGAIGIYGVIAHFAARRRRDWAIRVALGLPGGRVVARVLGHGTALVAVGIVIGVAAASVLARLLSALLFGVSAFDPLALAGAGVALLVVGFLAAAAPAWRAGMTDPAIALREQ
- a CDS encoding PadR family transcriptional regulator gives rise to the protein MSDQSPLGVFEEQILVAVLRVQGDAYGMNVRREIERVTEREVAIGAVYATLDRLEAKGLLVSSRPRSQISPRRLFALTAAGAQALADTRAMRDRLWQGVDLRRLAALGRG
- a CDS encoding cytochrome c-type biogenesis protein CcmH; translation: MHRRQFVAAAVSLAAGRRLLAQGEVQGTSSDTTQSQSAASNMVMNQSAIRPVRLPVKPGARPVLTTQQRDDLEHRIHCQCGCTLDVFTCRTTDFSCSVSPAMHGDVQRLVEGGYSADEIVAAFTDVYGERVLMVPKKEGFNWAGYVAPFVAIGTAGAVVATTLRRWRARAAVVTPASRGDVQADVDATPEELARLDAAVRAEEA
- the cutA gene encoding divalent-cation tolerance protein CutA, which translates into the protein MSSDATVVLTTLASEDEAVAFVRALLDRRLVACGTILPGARSLYRWEGQLADEREVVVLLKSAAGRLGDLATVFAELHPYKVPELLALPVAAGLEKYLGWIARETGEGRDEEIVAP
- a CDS encoding zinc ribbon domain-containing protein; the encoded protein is MALPDGVIALGAGTVLALGAAALVLGPLLRDETDAPRARRPVPSRAREATTGAVDALREIEFDRATGKLSDADYDALKATYTREALAELRARDAAAALGTRAAAAASDDIVERTIRRYRASSAHAAVCPVDGPRPEADAVFCSACGRYLPAVCPRCGAACDQPEQRFCGACGVPLDAAAA
- the uvrA gene encoding excinuclease ABC subunit UvrA; the protein is MAEESLIVRGAREHNLKNVDVTIPRDRLTVITGLSGSGKSSLAFDTIYAEGQRRYVESLSAYARQFLGLMEKPDVDAIEGLSPAISIEQKNAGNNPRSTVGTVTEIYDYLRLLFARAGTPHCPNCGRPVQRQSPAQIAETVLTWRDGTRIEVRAPLVQGRKGEFRELFEGARKQGFIRAVVDGELIELADPPKLNRRQNHSISVVVDRLVVRAEDRGRLTDSLETALRLAEGLVEVVEYGAGEPEIHLFSERYGCPVCGISLPELEPRQFSFNSPFGACPACGGLGTRREVSEELILGDASISILEGVVLPWGEPDGYLRKTILPGLAKALGFDLNAPWGKIPPAARNALLHGTESGERGAGSVETPKKKAARSTLPAPRSAGMQWEGIISNIQRRYQETSSDAVRMELEEFMVARPCSACGGTRLKPASLAVTLADRNIGEVVDLSVVGALEFFNAVPVRGNGKPGLDPEIAGPILKEVRERLRFLVDVGLDYLTLNRSAESLSGGEAQRIRLATQIGSRLVGVLYILDEPSIGLHQRDNGRLLATLKQLRDLGNTVIVVEHDEETMREADYLLDLGPGAGKHGGEVIAAGTVDQVLRNPNSLTAKYLNGTREIPVRAERRPYDPNRVLRVVNAREHNLRGVTLEIPLGTFVAITGVSGSGKSTLIEDTLHRALARHFYRARVIPATHDRITGLEHIDKVIDIDQSPIGRTPRSNPATYTGLFTPIRELFAELPEAKIRGYGPGRFSFNVKGGRCEACQGDGLVKIEMHFLPDVFVPCDVCKGKRFNRETLEVRFRGLSIADVLDLTVEDACSTFENQPRISQKLETLRDVGLGYIHLGQSATTLSGGEAQRVKLATELSKRDTGRTLYILDEPTTGLHFEDVRLLLDVLHRLVDRGNTVLVIEHSLDVIKTADWVVDLGPEGGARGGTIVAAGTPEDVANVDASYTGHYLKALLPKLRRRKAG